The following are from one region of the Pseudomonas lalucatii genome:
- a CDS encoding acyl-CoA dehydrogenase family protein, which yields MDINYTPAELEFREEVRAFVCTALPDDIAAKVRLGKHLSKDDHLRWQRILAKRCWYAANWPVEHGGTGWSVVQKHIFEEECAAFGAPRLISFGVNMVAPVIIKFGTQAQKDHYLPRILSGEDWWCQGYSEPGAGSDLASLKTRAVRDGDHYIVNGQKTWTTLGQHANMIFCLVRTDPEAQQQRGISFLLIDMATPGITVRPIITLDGDHEVNEVFFDNVRVPVENRVFEENKGWTCAKYLLTHERTGQAGIAQSKAALAHLKRVAASELRGGRPLLDDPLFRAQVAEVEIQLLAIEMSTLRILAAAQAGGVPGAESSILKIKGSEIRQAISHLLRKALGAHALPFVEQELDFDYAGELLHADYSAAPAGQYFNLRKLSIYGGSNEIQKNIIAKMILEL from the coding sequence ATGGACATCAATTACACCCCTGCCGAACTCGAATTCCGCGAGGAGGTGCGTGCCTTCGTCTGCACTGCACTGCCGGATGACATTGCCGCCAAGGTGCGCCTCGGCAAGCACCTGAGCAAGGACGACCACCTGCGCTGGCAGCGCATCCTGGCCAAGCGTTGCTGGTATGCCGCCAACTGGCCGGTGGAGCATGGCGGTACTGGCTGGAGCGTGGTGCAGAAGCACATCTTCGAAGAGGAGTGCGCCGCCTTCGGCGCGCCCCGGCTGATCTCCTTCGGCGTCAACATGGTGGCTCCGGTGATCATCAAGTTCGGCACCCAGGCGCAGAAGGATCATTACCTGCCGCGCATTCTGTCCGGCGAGGACTGGTGGTGCCAGGGCTATTCCGAGCCCGGTGCCGGCTCCGACCTGGCCAGCCTGAAGACCCGTGCAGTGCGCGACGGCGATCATTACATCGTCAACGGTCAGAAGACCTGGACCACCCTCGGCCAGCACGCCAACATGATTTTCTGCCTGGTGCGCACCGATCCCGAGGCCCAGCAGCAGCGCGGCATCTCCTTTCTGCTGATCGACATGGCGACGCCGGGCATCACGGTGCGGCCGATCATCACCCTGGATGGCGATCACGAAGTCAACGAGGTGTTCTTCGACAACGTACGCGTGCCGGTGGAAAACCGAGTATTCGAGGAGAACAAGGGCTGGACCTGCGCCAAGTACCTGCTCACCCACGAGCGCACCGGTCAGGCGGGCATCGCCCAGTCCAAGGCCGCCCTGGCCCACCTCAAGCGGGTCGCGGCAAGCGAGCTGCGTGGCGGCCGTCCGTTGCTCGACGATCCGCTGTTCCGCGCCCAGGTGGCCGAGGTGGAAATCCAGCTGCTGGCCATCGAGATGAGTACCTTGCGCATCCTCGCCGCCGCCCAGGCCGGCGGGGTGCCGGGAGCGGAAAGCTCGATCCTGAAGATCAAGGGCTCGGAAATCCGCCAGGCCATCAGCCACCTGCTGCGCAAGGCGCTCGGTGCCCATGCGCTGCCGTTTGTCGAGCAAGAGCTGGACTTCGACTATGCCGGCGAGCTGCTGCATGCCGACTACAGCGCGGCCCCTGCCGGCCAGTATTTCAACCTGCGCAAGCTGTCGATCTACGGCGGCTCCAACGAAATCCAGAAGAACATCATCGCCAAGATGATTCTCGAACTCTAA